From Pirellulales bacterium:
GGCCGCGGTAGTTTGCTCCTTTAATAATTGAGCGAAGGAAAGAGTTTGTATGACGTTGAATGCCAACCTTGCCCAACTTCTCACTCGCCGCGCCTTCTTCGGCCGCGCGGCCAGCGGCATCGGCACCGCCGCTCTTGCCTCGCTTCTCAACGAGCGGCTGTTCGCGGCGGAAAACGGTCCGTCGCCAAAGCGGCATGGCGCGCTCGACGCGATTCACTTCACGCCCAAGGCGAAACACGTCATCTACCTGTTCATGTCAGGTGGACCGTCGCACATCGACTTGTTCGATTACAAGCCGGCGCTGAAGCAGCATCACGGCGAGGAGTTGCCCGCATCGGTGCGCATGGGACAGCGTGTGACCGGTATGACGGCCGGGCAAAAGTCGTTTCCCTGCGTGGCGCCGATGTTCGAGTTTTCGCAGCATGGGCAGTGCGGGGCCTGGGTCAGCGAGCTGTTGCCAAACGTGGCCCATATCGTCGACGACATCGCCATCGTCAAATCGCTGAACACGGAGGCCATCAATCACGATCCGGCCACCACCTATATCATGACGGGCGCTCAGCAGCCCGGCCGGCCCAGCCTGGGCGGCTGGTTGAGCTATGGCATCGGCAGCGAGAACGACAATTTGCCCGCTTTCATCGTCATGATCTCGCAGGGCAGCGGCAACAAGACCGACCAGCCGATCTTCTCGCGCCTCTGGGGAAGCGGCTTCCTGCCGACGCGGCACCAGGGAGTGCGCCTGCACTCGGGAAACGATCCGGTGCTGTACCTTTCCGACCCGCCGGGTATCGATCGCGCCATGCGCCGTCGCATGCTCGACGGCGTCGAAGTGCTCAACCGACTGGCGGTCGAGTCGTTCGGCGATCCCGAAATCGAGACCCGCATCGCCCAATATGAAATGGCCTATCGCATGCAGGCGTCGGTGCCCGACCTGACCGACCTGTCCGCGGAAACGCAAGACACGCTGGAGGCCTACGGCATCGACGGCGGCGGTATCGACGGCGGCGGCAGCGACGGCGGCTTTGCGCGGAATTGCTTGTTGGCCCGGCGGATGGTCGAGCGCGGCGTGCGTTTCGTGCAGTTGATGCATCGCGGTTGGGACCAGCACGGCAACCTGCCGAAACAGATTCGCGGGCAGTGCCGCGACGTCGACCGGCCCAGCGCCGCACTCGTGGCCGACCTCAAGGCCCGCGGGCTGCTCGACGAGACGTTGGTGATTTGGGGCGGCGAATTCGGCCGCACCGTTTACAGCCAAGGGCAATTGACCGCGGAGAACTATGGCCGAGATCATCACGGCCGCTGTTTCAGCATGTGGCTGGCCGGCGGCGGAATCAAGCCGGGCATCAGCTACGGCGAAACCGACGATTTCTGTTACAACATCGTTCGGGACGGCATGCATCTGCACGACCTGAACGCCACGCTGCTCGAGTGTCTGGGCATCGATCACACGCGGCTCACCTTCCGCTTCCAAGGGCGCGACTTCCGCTTGACCGACGTTCATGGCAACGTCGTCAAGCCGTTGTTGGCGTGAAAGATATGCCATTATGAACCCAATCGCCTTCTTTATTTCGCTGTTCGTGGCCGTGGCGGCAAGCGGCATGGCGGCCGCCGCGGAGCCGTTGGTCGTCGATCTCTGGCCGGGGAAACCGCCGGGCGACGTCGGCATCGAGAGGCAGGAGAGCACCCGCATGTACGAGTCGGCGTTGCTCGACAAGCCGACCAAGCTGATTACGAACGTCAGCCGGCCGACGCTGACCATCTATCCCGCGGCGAAAAACGCGAACACCCGCGCCGCCATGATCATCTGTCCGGGCGGCGGATACCACGACTTGTTTTGGGAACTGGAAGGCGAGGAGGTGGCGGCGTGGCTCAATTCCCAGGGCATGACCGGCATCATTCTCAAATATCGCGTGCCGCGGCGAGCGGGCGACGCGAAGGGCGAGCCGCCGCTCGGCCCGCTTTGCGACGCCCAGCGCGCCGTCAGCCTGGTCCGCAGCCGCTGTGCCGAGTGGGGGACCGATCCCCACCGCATCGGCATCGTTGGCTTCTCGGCGGGCGGCCACCTCGCCCTTGCCACGGCCGCGAATTTCGACAAGCGGACCTACGATCCCGTCGACGCCGTCGATGAATCAAGCTGCCGGCCCGATTTCGCCGTGGCGTGCTATTCGGGCTACTTGAAGGCGAAAGACCAGGACGAACTTTCTCCGAGCATTCACATCTCTCGCGTCCCGGCCGGCATGCCGCCCGTCCTGCTCGCTCACTGCTCCGACGACAAGATCAGCGACGCGGAGCACAGCGTCATCATGTATCTGGCTCTGAAACGCGCCGGCGTTCCCGCCGAGCTTCACGTTTTTGCCAGTGGCAACCATGATTTCGGCGTGCGGCAGAACGAAAAGCTCCCCTCGATCTGGACCGAGCTTTGCGTTCGGTGGCTGCGCAGCTTGAAGTTGTTGCCGCCGCGCGGCGGCCGGTGATGCAGTGAGGTCGTTGAGCGCCTCGATCGCTCGCCGCAAAGGAACCGGCGCGCAAAACAAAAGCGCCGCGCGCGAGGCGCATTTGCGGGGCGCGCCGCATCCAAAACCGGGCCAAAACGAGTCGCCTGCGCAAAACAAAAGCGACACGCGCGTGTCGCTTTTGTTTGCGCG
This genomic window contains:
- a CDS encoding DUF1501 domain-containing protein, giving the protein MTLNANLAQLLTRRAFFGRAASGIGTAALASLLNERLFAAENGPSPKRHGALDAIHFTPKAKHVIYLFMSGGPSHIDLFDYKPALKQHHGEELPASVRMGQRVTGMTAGQKSFPCVAPMFEFSQHGQCGAWVSELLPNVAHIVDDIAIVKSLNTEAINHDPATTYIMTGAQQPGRPSLGGWLSYGIGSENDNLPAFIVMISQGSGNKTDQPIFSRLWGSGFLPTRHQGVRLHSGNDPVLYLSDPPGIDRAMRRRMLDGVEVLNRLAVESFGDPEIETRIAQYEMAYRMQASVPDLTDLSAETQDTLEAYGIDGGGIDGGGSDGGFARNCLLARRMVERGVRFVQLMHRGWDQHGNLPKQIRGQCRDVDRPSAALVADLKARGLLDETLVIWGGEFGRTVYSQGQLTAENYGRDHHGRCFSMWLAGGGIKPGISYGETDDFCYNIVRDGMHLHDLNATLLECLGIDHTRLTFRFQGRDFRLTDVHGNVVKPLLA
- a CDS encoding alpha/beta hydrolase — translated: MNPIAFFISLFVAVAASGMAAAAEPLVVDLWPGKPPGDVGIERQESTRMYESALLDKPTKLITNVSRPTLTIYPAAKNANTRAAMIICPGGGYHDLFWELEGEEVAAWLNSQGMTGIILKYRVPRRAGDAKGEPPLGPLCDAQRAVSLVRSRCAEWGTDPHRIGIVGFSAGGHLALATAANFDKRTYDPVDAVDESSCRPDFAVACYSGYLKAKDQDELSPSIHISRVPAGMPPVLLAHCSDDKISDAEHSVIMYLALKRAGVPAELHVFASGNHDFGVRQNEKLPSIWTELCVRWLRSLKLLPPRGGR